Proteins co-encoded in one Prunus persica cultivar Lovell chromosome G6, Prunus_persica_NCBIv2, whole genome shotgun sequence genomic window:
- the LOC18774126 gene encoding histone deacetylase 8, with amino-acid sequence MAASTATAPTDRIDVFWESGMLNHNSGNGVFDTGMDPGFLDVLEKHPENSDRVKNMVSILKRGPISPYISWLPGRPALLSELLSFHSSEYINELVEADRDGGKMLCAGTFLNPGSWGASLLAAGTTLSAMKHVLDGHGKIAYALVRPPGHHAQPTRADGYCFLNNAGLAVQFALNSGCSKVAVIDIDVHYGNGTAEGFYRSDKVLTTSLHMNHGSWGPSHPQNGSVDELGEAEGFGYNLNIPLPNGTGDRGYRHAMTELVVLAIQKFEPEMMVLVIGQDSSAFDPNGRQCLTMEGYQEIGRIVRSLADRHCSGRLLIVQEGGYHVTYSAYCLHATLEGVLNLPTCLLSDPIAYYPEDEALAVEVIKSIKKFQKDNVPFLKGA; translated from the exons ATGGCCGCTTCAACTGCGACTGCCCCAACTGACCGCATAGATGTGTTCTGGGAATCAGGCATGCTCAACCATAACTCAGGCAATGGAGTATTCGACACTGGAATGGATCCTGGGTTTCTGGATGTGTTAGAAAAGCACCCAGAGAACTCTGACAGAGTTAAAAACATGGTTTCTATTCTAAAGAGAGGCCCTATCTCTCCCTACATTTCTTGGCTCCCAGGAAGGCCTGCTCTGCTCTCTGAATTGCTCTCTTTCCACTCTTCAG AATACATAAATGAACTAGTTGAAGCGGATAGAGATGGGGGTAAGATGTTATGTGCTGGGACTTTCTTGAACCCTGGATCATGGGGTGCCTCGCTTCTTGCTGCCGGTACAACATTATCGGCAATGAAACATGTGCTTGATGGACATGGAAAAATTGCTTATGCATTGGTTAGGCCTCCGGGTCACCATGCTCAGCCTACTCGAGCTGATGGCTACTGCTTCCTTAACAATGCCGGTCTTGCTGTTCAATTCGCTTTAAATTCTGGATGCTCAAAGGTTGCGGTCATAGACATCGATGTCCATTATGGAAATGGGACTGCTGAGGGATTCTATAGGTCTGATAAGGTTCTCACAACCTCCCTTCATATGAATCATGGTTCATGGGGTCCATCTCACCCACAGAATGGCTCCGTTGATGAGCTTGGTGAAGCGGAGGGGTTTGGTTATAATTTGAATATACCTCTACCAAATGGGACCGGGGACCGTGGATACAGGCATGCCATGACTGAGTTGGTTGTCCTTGCAATCCAAAAGTTTGAGCCTGAAATGATGGTTCTGGTCATTGGCCAAGATTCAAGTGCT TTTGATCCAAATGGAAGGCAGTGTTTGACAATGGAGGGTTATCAAGAGATTGGCAGGATTGTTCGTAGCCTGGCGGACCGACACTGCAGTGGACGGCTTCTGATTGTCCAAGAAGGTGGATATCATGTTACCTACTCAGCCTATTGTCTCCATGCCACACTTGAAGGTGTGCTCAACCTACCAACTTGTCTATTATCTGATCCCATTGCTTATTACCCAGAGGATGAGGCATTGGCCGTGGAAGTTATTAAATCCATTAAAAAGTTCCAGAAAGACAATGTACCATTCTTAAAAGGAGCTTAA